The window TCCACGAGATAAATCAGAAATAGGTTTGTTTAAGCCTTGTAAGATTGGTCCTACTGCTTCGAACCCACCGAAACGTTGCGCAATTTTGTAGCCAATGTTTCCTGATTGAATTTCAGGGAATACATAAACAGTTGCTTTACCAGCAACTTCTGATTCAGGTGCTTTTTGAGCACCTACAGATGGTACAAACGCAGCGTCGAATTGTAATTCGCCATCAATTTGGTATTGAGGTGCTAATTCTTGCGCGATTTTTGTTGCTTCAGCAACTTTGGTTACTTCTTCTGAAGCTGCTGAACCTTTAGTTGAGAAGCTTAACATGGCAACACGTGGTTCGATATCAAACATTTCAGCTGTACGAGCACTTTCAACTGCAATTTCACCTAATGCTTGTGCATCTGGGTTGATGTTAATTGCACAGTCAGAGAAGACATATTTTTCTTCTCCACGAATCATTAAAAATGCACCACTTGTACGGCTAACGCCTGGTTTTGTTTTGATGATTTGTAATGCTGGTCGTACTGTATCACCTGTAGAATGAATTGCGCCACTTACCATGCCGTCTGCGATACCCATGTGTACTAACATAGTACCAAAGTAGTTAGGATCTAATAATGTTGTGCGTGCTTGGTCTTCTGTTGCTTTACCGTTACGACGCTCAACAAATGATGCCACCATCTCTTCAAATTTGTAGTAAGACGTTGGGTCAATCACTGTTAATTTAGAAGCATCCCAACCATTTTCACTTGCTACTGTATTGATAGCTTCTGGTGAACCAACTAATACAGGTTCTACCACTTCATCATTTTTCAAACGAATAGCTGCCCCTAATACACGTACATCTGTTGCTTCTGGGAAAACGATTTTTACATCTTTACCTTTAACTTTTGCTGTTAGATTAATTAAAATATCCAATTGAATTTCCTCCATTCAGTATTATCTCTTTTTATAATACAACGTATTCAATAAAAAATACAGATTTTGATATGGAAATTTAGTCGTTTTAATAAGAATCCTCTATTTTTGCTCATTTTTTAATAAAACAGTTTCATTGCTAAAATATAACAGCTAGATTTCCCAATTAATTGGCGCTTGTCCCCATGATTTTAATTGGTTATTAATAGACGAATAAGGTTTTGATCCAAAGAAACCACGATAAGAAGATAATGGACTTGGGTGTGGTGCGGTCAAAATGACATGTTTATTTTTATTAATGAAACGTTTTTTAACTTGCGCTTGCTTACCCCATAGTACGAAAATGATAGGCTCTTCTCGCTCACCTAATTGTCTAATAACTGCATCAGTGAATCGTTCCCAACCTTTACCACTATGTGAATTAGCTTTTCCTGCTTCAACCGTTAACACTGTATTTAATAAAAAGACGCCTTGTTGTGCCCAGGAGGTTAAGTTACCATTCTCCCCTAACAATAAAAGGTCTAAATCATCTTCTAATTCTTTAACCATATTTCTTAATGAAGGTGGACGAGTGACACCTTCTTTCACAGAAAAACTCAGTCCATGGGCTTGATTTTCACCATGATATGGGTCTTGTCCCAAAATTACCACACGAACATCATTAAAAGGCGTTAAGTTAAACGCTGTAAATACTTCATCAATTGGCGGATATATGGTAGATGTATCATAAGCGTGTGTCACAAATTGCCATAACTCTTTAAAATAATCCTGGGATAATTCATCCTCTAAACGTTCTTGCCACTTTTTATCTAACGTAAGTTCCATTAAATCACGTCCTTTCGTTTACTCAAGCATACAAAATCATGCGTCATCTTGCAAATGTAGTAAAACACTAACCTTGATGATTTATTGTGCGTTTTTTCGTATGCCTATCTCTTTTATGGTAAAATAGAGGATAAGAAGACGTTTAGGAGGACATAATATGATTCAATTAATAGCATCAGATATGGATGGCACTCTTTTAGGCCAAAAAATGGAGGTTTCTGCCGAAAATGTTGCGGCAATTCGCTATGCTACAGAGCAAGGCGTCAAATTTGTCATTGCAACTGGTCGTAATTACGCAGAAGCTATCACGCCTTTAACCGAAGCAGGAATTGAATGCCCTATCATTTCAGCCAATGGCGCTCAAGCGTTTGACGAAACAGGGAATGAATTATTTACGATTGAAATTGCTAAAGAAACAGCTAAAGATATTATGAAGGCACTAAATCATGACCGTGTATACTATGAGATTTGTACACAAAATAGTGTGTACACCAATAACATGGCAAAACGTGTTGAAAACATGGCGATTCACGTCGCTCATCAAATTCCTCACTTAACATTCAAAATGGCACTTGCGATGGCTTCAGCACAGCTTCATGAGTTACCAGTAACACCGATTGATAGTTTTGATGAATTGATTGATAATCCTGAACATAAAATCTTGAAATTCATTGCCTTTTCACATGATGAAGCAAAAGTGTTAAGTCCTATTCGTGAAGCAATTGAAGCATTAGATGATGTCGTCGTTACGTCATCATATCCCAATAATATCGAAATTAATCACCAAAACGCGCAAAAAGGCATTGCGGTAAAACAATTAGCTGACCAATTGAATATCCCCTTAGAACAAGTTATGACAATTGGGGATAATTTCAATGACTTAAGTATGCTAGCTATTGCTGGTGTGAGTTTT is drawn from Vagococcus xieshaowenii and contains these coding sequences:
- the pta gene encoding phosphate acetyltransferase, with the protein product MDILINLTAKVKGKDVKIVFPEATDVRVLGAAIRLKNDEVVEPVLVGSPEAINTVASENGWDASKLTVIDPTSYYKFEEMVASFVERRNGKATEDQARTTLLDPNYFGTMLVHMGIADGMVSGAIHSTGDTVRPALQIIKTKPGVSRTSGAFLMIRGEEKYVFSDCAININPDAQALGEIAVESARTAEMFDIEPRVAMLSFSTKGSAASEEVTKVAEATKIAQELAPQYQIDGELQFDAAFVPSVGAQKAPESEVAGKATVYVFPEIQSGNIGYKIAQRFGGFEAVGPILQGLNKPISDLSRGCNEEDVYKLAIITAAQYLMDK
- a CDS encoding uracil-DNA glycosylase; the encoded protein is MELTLDKKWQERLEDELSQDYFKELWQFVTHAYDTSTIYPPIDEVFTAFNLTPFNDVRVVILGQDPYHGENQAHGLSFSVKEGVTRPPSLRNMVKELEDDLDLLLLGENGNLTSWAQQGVFLLNTVLTVEAGKANSHSGKGWERFTDAVIRQLGEREEPIIFVLWGKQAQVKKRFINKNKHVILTAPHPSPLSSYRGFFGSKPYSSINNQLKSWGQAPINWEI
- a CDS encoding Cof-type HAD-IIB family hydrolase → MIQLIASDMDGTLLGQKMEVSAENVAAIRYATEQGVKFVIATGRNYAEAITPLTEAGIECPIISANGAQAFDETGNELFTIEIAKETAKDIMKALNHDRVYYEICTQNSVYTNNMAKRVENMAIHVAHQIPHLTFKMALAMASAQLHELPVTPIDSFDELIDNPEHKILKFIAFSHDEAKVLSPIREAIEALDDVVVTSSYPNNIEINHQNAQKGIAVKQLADQLNIPLEQVMTIGDNFNDLSMLAIAGVSFAMGNAEQDVKETAKYITDLNTESGVGKAIRRAIDENL